The following coding sequences lie in one Lepidochelys kempii isolate rLepKem1 chromosome 18, rLepKem1.hap2, whole genome shotgun sequence genomic window:
- the LOC140899946 gene encoding tumor necrosis factor receptor superfamily member 14-like codes for MLWICVVFLITQLPHSEAVKCYPGEYETNGECCPMCSAGTRVVKHCRENSSTTCMPCVDDTYTEHPNGLTECMRCKLCDAGARLIIKEKCSYTKNTMCGCAPGDFCRHIAGLDCEMCRPSTICLPGSMVKEPGTEFRDNVCEVCPDGTFSATKMSRTCQPWTKCEEEGMTELKAGTATSNAVCVQKGLSVKAIALIIVLPVLLVLPVAGGIVFLWRRKKRKSELTPAQETGDPSKRQAERTLLQTSENGTENMPTQEQCQ; via the exons ATGCTCTGG ATTTGTGTCGTTTTCTTGATAACACAACTGCCCCATTCTGAAGCTGTAAAATGCTACCCAGGCGAATATGAAACAAATGGCGAATGCTGTCCCATGTGCAGTGCTG gGACTAGGGTGGTCAAACATTGTAGAGAAAATAGCAGCACAACTTGCATGCCATGTGTGGACGACACATATACAGAGCATCCCAATGGCCTAACGGAATGCATGAGATGTAAACTGTGCGATGCAG GAGCCAGACtgataataaaagaaaaatgctcATATACGAAGAACACCATGTGCGGCTGCGCCCCGGGGGATTTCTGCAGGCACATTGCAGGCCTGGACTGTGAAATGTGTCGTCCCTCCACCATCTGCCTGCCTGGCTCTATGGTGAAAGAACCTG GCACAGAATTCCGTGACAACGTATGTGAGGTTTGCCCTGATGGAACCTTCTCAGCAACCAAGATGTCACGCACCTGTCAGCCATGGACCAA GTGTGAAGAGGAAGGGATGACAGAACTAAAGGCCGGGACAGCCACTTCTAATGCCGTTTGTGTACAAAAAGGCCTTTCTGTCAAAGCGATAGCATTGATAATTGTCCTTCCAGTGTTACTTGTACTTCCAGTGGCTGGAGGAATAGTCTTTTTATGgcggaggaagaagaggaaaagtGAGTTAACAC ctgcacaggagacAGGG GATCCGTCTAAAAGACAGGCAGAGAGAACTTTGTTGCAGACTTCAGAGAATGGGACTGAAAACATGCCTACTCAGGAACAATGCCAATGA